A region of Vitis vinifera cultivar Pinot Noir 40024 chromosome 15, ASM3070453v1 DNA encodes the following proteins:
- the LOC100263878 gene encoding aluminum-activated malate transporter 10, translated as MGTGRGDSGTLEWKVDIPGGKSETLVPESGFVCRIWRGLRGLVEGFLLKIWRFLEKAWGIGVDEPRKLVHCLKVGLALSAVSLFYYMRPLYDGVGGNAMWAVMTVVVVFEYTVGATLSKSINRTAATFLAGSLGIGIHWVASQSGERFEPIILGFSVFILAAVATFSRFVPSVKARFDYGASIFILTFSLVSVSGYRVEKLVGLAHNRLSTIAIGTSLCIIISMLFCPIWAGDELHSLITRNLEKLSDSLNGCVAEYFHQNGTVDSGGEDCSKKLRGYKCVLNSKATEDSMANFAIWEPAHGNFNFRHPWKQYLKLGASMRYCACCIEALNGCLDTEVEAPEFLKEHLQDVCMILSSCSSNVLKELMITMKTMRRSSKIDFFVGEMNSAVKDLQNGMKSLPTMLSVTPPDTVKGKPGTKTTIPPLMEVLPLATLVSLLIEIAARIEAIVNNIDELACLAEFKPAKDDKPKQNQSTITPISDDQDHETMTAIQKV; from the exons ATGGGGACAGGAAGGGGAGATTCGGGTACGTTGGAATGGAAGGTGGATATTCCAGGTGGGAAATCAGAGACATTAGTGCCAGAATCTGGGTTTGTCTGTAGAATTTGGAGAGGATTAAGGGGTTTGGTTGAAGGGTTTTTGTTGAAAATCTGGAGGTTTTTGGAAAAGGCTTGGGGTATAGGAGTTGATGAGCCTAGAAAACTAGTTCATTGTCTTAAAGTAGGGTTGGCGCTTTCTGCTGTCTCACTCTTCTACTATATGAGGCCTTTGTATGATGGTGTTGGAGGGAATGCTATGTGGGCAGTGATGACTGTTGTGGTAGTTTTTGAGTACACTGTTG GTGCTACACTCTCAAAGAGCATTAACAGAACAGCGGCAACTTTTCTTGCTGGGTCGCTTGGTATTGGTATTCACTGGGTTGCAAGTCAGTCAGGAGAAAGATTTGAGCCTATAATTCTTGGGTTCTCAGTTTTCATTCTGG CTGCAGTAGCAACCTTTTCTCGGTTTGTTCCATCAGTGAAAGCCAGATTCGACTATGGTGCTAGCATCTTCATTCTCACCTTCAGTCTAGTTTCAGTTTCAGGCTATCGCGTGGAAAAATTAGTTGGGTTGGCACACAACAGACTGTCCACAATTGCCATTGGGACCTCCCTATGCATTATCATCAGCATGCTCTTCTGTCCCATTTGGGCGGGCGACGAGCTTCACTCTCTGATCACACGTAACCTGGAAAAGCTTTCCGATTCCTTGAATG GATGTGTAGCTGAGTACTTCCATCAAAATGGAACTGTGGATTCTGGTGGGGAAGATTGTAGCAAAAAGCTTCGAGGATATAAGTGTGTCCTTAATTCAAAGGCAACAGAGGATTCCATG GCCAATTTTGCCATATGGGAACCTGCACATGGCAACTTCAACTTCCGACATCCATGGAAACAGTACCTCAAGCTTGGAGCATCCATGCGTTACTGTGCTTGTTGCATTGAAGCTCTCAATGGTTGCCTAGATACAGAGGTTGAG GCACCTGAGTTTCTTAAGGAGCACCTGCAAGATGTTTGCATGATTCTAAGCTCCTGTTCTTCTAACGTCTTGAAAGAATTAATGATTACCATGAAAACAATGAGAAGATCATCCAAGattgatttctttgttggaGAGATGAACTCTGCAGTAAAAGACCTTCAAAATGGCATGAAATCTCTTCCTACCATGCTCTCAGTGACACCACCCGACACTGTAAAAGGAAAGCCAGGCACAAAAACCACCATACCACCTCTCATGGAGGTCCTTCCACTGGCTACATTAGTATCCTTGTTGATTGAGATTGCTGCAAGGATTGAAGCCATCGTTAACAACATTGATGAACTCGCTTGCTTGGCAGAATTCAAGCCCGCCAAAGATGACAAGCCGAAACAAAACCAGTCCACCATCACACCCATATCAGATGACCAAGATCATGAAACCATGACGGCCATTCAAAAAGTCTGA
- the LOC100258632 gene encoding uncharacterized protein LOC100258632 produces MANLYVKAEPPADLNRNTEWFTYPGVWTTYILILFFAWLLVLSIFGCSPGMAWTVVNLFHFLVTYHFFHWKKGTPFAEDQGIYNRLTWWEQIDNGKQLTRNRKFLTVVPVVLYLIASHTTDYQHPMLFFNTLAVIVLVIAKFPNMHKVRIFGINADH; encoded by the exons ATGGCAAATCTGTACGTGAAAGCGGAGCCGCCGGCGGATCTGAACCGGAACACGGAGTGGTTCACGTACCCGGGTGTGTGGACCACCTACATCCTCATTCTCTTCTTCGCATGGCTCCTTGTTCTCTCCATCTTCGGCTGCTCTCCTGGCATGGCGTGGACAGTCGTCAATCTCTTCCACTTTTTG GTCACCTATCACTTCTTCCATTGGAAGAAAGGAACTCCTTTTGCTGAAGACCAGGGAATCTACAATAGGTTGACGTGGTGGGAGCAGATAGACAATGGAAAGCAGCTCACACGCAATAGGAAATTCCTAACTGTTGTACCAGTGGTGCT GTACTTGATAGCATCGCACACCACTGACTACCAGCACCCCATGCTCTTCTTCAACACTCTTGCTGTGATTGTGCTAGTGATCGCTAAGTTCCCCAATATGCACAAGGTCCGGATCTTTGGAATCAACGCTGATCATTAA